A stretch of Dysidea avara chromosome 5, odDysAvar1.4, whole genome shotgun sequence DNA encodes these proteins:
- the LOC136256257 gene encoding gamma-aminobutyric acid type B receptor subunit 2-like has protein sequence MIRQNSPLLGKLFIIVNVFVEVFVHSTSAGDEAGEEWTTEPCDNRTRLQILGLFPYRESFWDGEYVIPAARLARDEINKNNTILPGFKLELIEVNSGCDRDRGVREFVSNALYNEHTPVAILGAGCSSSTIAIASIAGRDEVRLPQVSYGATSPILSLISSYPYFFRTVNSDAEGTSGAIISLFKHFRWKRYGILKVGFDKTWVQHSFSLRAGIHHIDDAEEVYSGSIGQPRDEGETLDDYFQFIDLNAIRSSNMRVGILVAGREASRDTMCYLYRHNLVYPRIIWILYDVCVLLNRSTDGYCNGTDTFQKAMEGSICLRYKVTTDNNTISVSGKTFDQYYGSYVKESRKYAAEKGDNYNSSLLNDWATLAYDSMWVLGQALHNTEERLSQFNLSLVNFTLGNSKISGMITEEIAEVSFAGASGQVTFDEAHKRELPILFIQPQRFGVLSTFGLYHPPMEWVSLPVNNTALLWSLDNPPSDQFPTEIMLAQTWAGVLMLLFSILGFVWNSFSMLINFHYQNFYLIKASSPVLNYMIFAGNNLLLLSGILLVISAIAEHDMVTFSILCQGKQWLFDLGLLLVLNTTLLKNWRIYRIFYSFKRKPGKLITDNAIIAASIGWVFINTTYHIVFTLVNKSNIVKKKLMPTKEDKLHQKMLVYCQPSNLISLFYIPHFVMSVTLCLLAFLIRQVYRKHFNDVKHKHFNNAKHIAIFFYATLPIFTICLALSDLLSPVNDVYNLTTVSLILECTAVYCIVFMCQSTLFVPKMLQLFRQLYSHR, from the coding sequence ATGATCCGGCAAAACTCTCCACTTCTTGGCAAGTTATTTATAATCGTAAATGTGTTTGTTGAGGTGTTTGTACATTCTACCAGTGCTGGCGACGAGGCTGGCGAAGAGTGGACTACTGAGCCTTGCGACAATCGGACTCGATTACAAATACTTGGGTTGTTCCCTTATCGAGAGTCATTTTGGGACGGAGAATATGTCATACCTGCTGCGAGGTTGGCTAGAGACGAGATTAACAAAAATAATACTATTTTACCTGGATTCAAATTGGAGTTGATAGAAGTTAATTCAGGTTGTGATCGTGACCGCGGAGTTCGCGAGTTTGTGAGTAACGCTCTGTACAATGAACATACGCCAGTGGCTATTTTAGGAGCAGGTTGTTCTAGTTCTACAATTGCTATAGCCTCCATTGCTGGAAGAGACGAGGTTCGCCTTCCACAGGTGTCCTACGGAGCAACCTCACCTATTTTATCGCTCATCAGCTCATATCCTTACTTCTTTCGAACAGTTAATAGCGACGCCGAAGGTACTTCCGGAGCAATAATCAGTTTGTTTAAACACTTTAGGTGGAAACGTTATGGTATACTCAAGGTtggatttgacaaaacttggGTACAACATTCTTTCTCTTTACGTGCTGGCATCCACCACATTGATGATGCAGAGGAGGTGTACAGTGGAAGTATTGGACAGCCCAGAGACGAAGGTGAAACACTTGATGATTATTTCCAATTCATTGACCTAAATGCCATCCGTTCATCTAATATGAGAGTTGGCATACTGGTAGCTGGCAGGGAAGCAAGTCGTGATACAATGTGTTACCTTTACCGTCACAATCTTGTATATCCCCGTATCATATGGATACTCTATGATGTGTGCGTTCTGCTTAACAGATCAACAGATGGTTATTGCAATGGGACTGATACATTTCAAAAAGCAATGGAAGGAAGTATTTGTCTACGTTACAAAGTGACTACTGACAATAATACCATTAGTGTCAGTGGAAAAACGTTTGATCAGTACTATGGGTCCTACGTTAAGGAATCTAGAAAATATGCTGCTGAGAAAGGAGACAATTATAACTCATCACTGCTGAATGATTGGGCCACACTTGCTTATGATTCCATGTGGGTGCTGGGTCAGGCACTACATAATACCGAAGAAAGACTATCCCAATTTAATTTAAGTTTAGTTAACTTTACCTTAGGAAATTCTAAGATTTCTGGAATGATAACGGAAGAAATAGCTGAAGTTTCTTTTGCAGGTGCTTCTGGACAAGTTACATTTGATGAAGCACATAAACGAGAACTTCCTATATTATTTATTCAGCCCCAAAGATTTGGAGTCCTTAGTACATTTGGTCTTTATCATCCTCCAATGGAGTGGGTCAGTTTGCCTGTCAATAATACAGCGTTATTGTGGTCACTGGATAATCCTCCTTCAGATCAGTTCCCCACAGAAATAATGTTAGCTCAAACGTGGGCAGGTGTATTGATGTTGCTATTCTCAATACTAGGATTTGTGTGGAACAGTTTCTCCATGCTTATCAACTTTCATTATCAAAATTTTTACTTAATCAAAGCATCAAGCCCTGTACTAAATTACATGATATTTGCTGGTAACAACTTGTTACTGTTAAGCGGAATCCTACTTGTGATCAGTGCAATTGCAGAACATGATATGGTGACATTCTCTATTCTATGCCAAGGTAAACAGTGGTTGTTTGATCTCGGACTGTTACTAGTTCTCAATACAACATTATTGAAGAATTGGAGGATCTACCGGATATTCTACTCTTTCAAACGAAAGCCAGGAAAGTTAATTACTGACAATGCTATTATTGCTGCCTCCATTGGTTGGGTATTCATCAACACAACTTATCACATAGTATTCACACTTGTTAATAAGAGTAACATTGTGAAGAAAAAGTTAATGCCTACAAAAGAAGACAAACTTCATCAAAAGATGTTAGTATATTGTCAACCATCTAATCTAATTAGTTTATTTTACATACCACACTTTGTGATGTCAGTAACATTGTGTTTATTGGCATTTTTGATACGTCAAGTCTACCGCAAGCATTTTAATGATGTTAAACACAAGCATTTTAACAATGCTAAACATATTGCTATATTTTTCTATGCCACTCTACCCATTTTTACAATATGTTTAGCTTTATCGGACTTGCTTTCTCCTGTAAATGATGTTTACAACCTGACAACAGTTTCCTTAATACTGGAATGTACTGCtgtttactgtattgtgttTATGTGTCAGTCAACTCTGTTTGTACCAAAAATGTTGCAACTTTTTAGACAATTGTATTCCCACAGGTAG